The Thioalkalivibrio sulfidiphilus HL-EbGr7 genome includes the window GCGGAGGCCTTCAAGGACCGTTACTGCAACCTCAGGCGCAGCAACGCACAGTTCAGACTCTTTCGCACGCCTGCCCAGTATCACCGGGCGCGGGCACTGGATCTCGGCTATCGGGGCGCCCGTGCCGTGGTGCGCAGACTCGGGATCGCCCCCTGGCTGCGCGGGAGGTATCCACGATGAAGGTCTCCGTGGTGATACCCACACACAATCGCGCCAGCATGATCACCGGCGCGATCGAGAGCGTGCTGGCGCAATCCATGAGCGATCTGGAGATCATCGTGGTGGACGATGGCTCGAGCGATGGCACATTCGAGGCGCTGGCGCCTTATCGGGACCGGATCGTGTACCTGCGACAGCCCAACGGCGGCGTCTCCCGTGCCCGCAATACGGGCATGCAGGCCGCACAAGGGGAGTACATCGCCTGGCTCGACTCCGATGATCGCTATCAACCCTACAAGCTGGCGCTGCAATGCGGACTGCTGGATCAGCACCCGGAGATTGGCATGGTCTACTCCGAATTCTCCGGCTTTGATGACGAGGGCTTTTTCGACGAATGGCATTTGCGCCGCTACCATGAATCGGCCTACCTGAGGGGCGGCATAGAGTACGAGCAATTGTTCACCCACAGCCGCCTGCTGGAGGAAACGGACTATGGCCGGGAGGCGCTCTCCGGCACTCGGCCGGAATGGCTGATGCGCCGAGCCTGGTTTGGCGAGCTGTACGAGGCCTACCTTTTCAACACCATCGTGTTCACCAACAGCATGGTATTTCGCCGTGAGTTATTCCAGCAGGTGGGCGCGATCGCCCCGCACTTCAGGAGATTCGCGGATCTCGAATTCGCCATGCGACTCTGCCGCGCCGCACCCGCGGCCTTTGTGGACGTGCCCACCTATCAGCTCCGCTATCATCCAGGCCAGGTATCCAGCACATCAGGCCCGTCCGGCACACGCATGCACCTCACCAAACAGCGTGACCTGCTCAGGGTTTTCCGTTTCCATACACACCCCGAGCGCAGGATCCCGCAACTCGACCAGCAGCGCGTGGATCAGCAGACCGCCCGGCTCTGCCGTGCCGTCGCCCTGCCGATGCTGTCTATCAACGAGGGCAGTGCGCATTCAGACCGATATTATCCCCGTCGTGCCCGCCGCTATCTGGGCGCCTGTGTCCGGGCGGGCCGACCTGAGCGCCTGCTGCGGATACTGTCTTTCATGCCCCACCCCGCACGCCGGGTGGGCTTCAAGCTCATGGCGCTGGGCGGCGCCTTACGTCAGAGCCTGGGCCAGCGGAAGGGCCAGCGACCGGGTACCGGCCGCTGATGGAATTCGCACTGCATGCCGAGCCGGAAGACCTGTCCCTGTTCGCGGCAGACTGGGAGCGGCTCTACCTTGCCCGTTCCCATGAACCCTCCGTCTCACTGGAATGGACCGAGGCATTACGCAACCATCACCTGAGAGGCGCGGAACGGTTTCACCTGTTATCAGGTCAGGAACACGGCAGGACCCGCCTGCTCGTGCCGCTGGTATCCGAACGACTGAGTGTGGGCGGCTTGCCGCTTCGCAGCCTGCGGGCCCTGTCGGAGCTTTCCAACACCCACAGCGACCTGCTGTGCGACAGTCTGGACGATGTCATCGGCGAGAGCCTGGTCGATGCCCTGCGCCAACGGGTGCCCGACTGGGACATCCTGCGCTTTGCACGCGTTCTGGAGGATTCGACGCTTGACAGGGTCCTGACCCGGGCAGTCGCGCATTCAGCTCTGCCTGCCCGATTCAGGCTGGAGGCGCCGTCCTTCTTTCTGGCTCTGCCGGACAACTTCGACACCTATCTACGGGGGCGGAGTGCCAAATTCCGCAACTACCTGCGACGCATGGAGAAACACCTGTCCGCCAGGGGCACACTGCGTTTCCTCAAGGTGGATTGCGCGGCAGACTTCTCCGACGCGTACCAGACCCTGCTGGAGGTGGAGAGGACGAGCTGGAAACATGATCACGGGACCGCGATCAGCGCAGTTCCGCATCAGACCGGCTTCTACCGCCAGATGGCTGCCGGTGCTCTCGATGCCGGACGCCTGCATCTCACCTTCTTGTATCTGGATGACATTCCCGTGGCCTACAACCTCGGCCTTCTCTCCCACGGGAACTATCACTACCTCAAGACCAGCTTCCACGAGGCCTATCGCCGGGACGGGGTCGCCACCGTGGCCCGTGCACGCCTGATTCGCATGCTCGTTGAGGAAGGCGTCCGGGTTTTCGATTTCCCGGGGGAGCCCTACGAATGGGAAACCCAGTGGACACAGGACCTGCGCTGGCACCGTTCCGTGGTTATCTGCAACAACACCGCCATGGGGCGCATGTATCACATGCTGAGCAGCCTGCGAGACCGCCTGCGCCCCCGCGGCCAGGAGCGGTCCGTGACCTATTGTGACCCCAGGGCCCTGAAGGCACCCCGGGATGCCCGACCATGACACGGATCGAAGTCATCACAAACCTGGAGGGACTGCATGCCCTGGCACCCGACTGGAAGTCGCTCGGCGCCCGGTTCCCGACCCCGCTGCTGCAGTACGAATGGTTCCTCAGCTGCGCAGAGGCACTCTACCCCGGTGGTGAGCTTCGCGTGGTCACCCTGGAGGAAGATGGACGGCTGACCGCCCTCGCCCCCCTCGCCCAGGTGCGACGCAGACACGGGCGATGGCTGGAAATCATGGGTGTTTCAAAACTGCACGAGCCCGCCGGGCTGCTCTATGAGAATCCGGCAGCACTGGAGAGACTCATGCAGGCGCTGACGCGTCTGGGCCATCCCCTGGACCTGGGACGACTGCCCGGAAGCTCCCCACTGCTCACGGGCCCCGGCATCCACATCGATGCGAGGGGACTATGGCTGCGCAGACCCGGGGCGGACCGTTGTGTCCTGGACCTTCAGGAGGGATGGGACGGGGTCTGGTCTGCCATGCGCAAGAGCCGGCGCACGGACTTCCGCCGTCTCGAACGTCGGGCACGGGACCAGGGCGGTTTTCAACTGCAGGTGGAGAAACCGGTACCGGCCCAGGTGGACGACCTGCTGGAACAGGCAATGGACATTGAGGCGGCAGGCTGGAAGGCCTCGCGGGGTAACACCCTGAGGCAAGACCCGATCCTGGCCGATTTTTTTCACCGCTATTGCCGTCGCATGGCTGAACACGGCGCGCTCCATCTCTACTACCTGCGCCTTGGCGGGCATACCGTTGCCATGCATGTCACCGTATCATTCGCCAGCGTCCTCTGGGTACTCAAGATCGGCTACGACGAGCGCTGGCGCAACCTTTCGCCCGGCCTCTACCTGGCGCTGGAAACCATCCGGCACGCCGCCCAGAATGGCCTGTCTGCCTATGAATTCCTGGGCTCTGCGGAGGACTGGCAAGGGGCATGGCCTACCCGCCGGGAGTCCCACGGGACGCGGATCTGTCTGCCCTTGAGTGCCGAGGGCATGCGCGGCCTTCTGGATCTGGCAAGCACCAGACTCGGTCGCCATACAAGCCGGCCAGACCGGGCCGCTCCAGCTTGAGCCGGGCGCCATGATCCGGTCCGGCGGGATAGTTTATGATGAGCGTTTGCCATGGTCATGATGCGCTTCCGCCGCCAGCACCGCCTTACCGGGAACACACAGACATGACGCCGTCCCTCATCAAAGCCCGTATCAAACGAGCCGCCGCCGCCCTGCTCTACGGCACGGGTCTGCTCTGGCTTCTAGCAAGCCGCCGCCTGAGAAACCGGGCAGTCGTGTTGATGTACCACCGGGTCCTGCCCCGTGACGAGGCAAGCAAATCCTTCTCCCACCCGGGCATCGTCGTCACACCGGAGACCTTTGCACGCCATCTGGACATCCTGAAACGCCATTTCCGACCACTGTCGCTCCCGGAATTCCTGTCATACATGGACTCGGGACAAGGCTTCCCACCCAAATCATGCCTGATCACCTTCGACGACGGCTGGGCGGACAATCATCGCTATGCCATGCCACTGCTGCGTGAACGCGCTCTACCTGCCGTGGTCTTTGCCGCCACCGATTACATCGGCACCACCCGCACATTCTGGCAGGAGCAACTCGGTCATCTGCTCTACGAGGCAACCCGGCATGGCGTCGGTTCAGCCACCCTGGCTGCACGGGAGATCCACCTGGAACCATCCAGGGACGAGCACACCCTGCGCACAGACATTGCGCGCGTGGTTGACCGCTTCCGCAGAGAAACCTACGACAATATCCAGGCCCTCATGGCAGACCTGAGCGATGATCTTCGGGAAGGGGGATTCGAGGATGCCCTGAGACCGCCCGACCGGTTCATGGACTGGCGACAACTGGGAGACTTGTCTGACAACGGTATCAGCATTGCTTCCCACACCTGTTCACACCGCATCCTCACCCGTCTGGACAGCACCGCCATGGGAAAAGAACTGGAGCAATCCAGGCGTCTGCTGGAATCCCGCCTGGGCGGAGCCGTCGTTACAGTGGCCTATCCCAATGGAGATTTCGATCCAACCGTGGAGGCGACCACCAGGGCTTGCGGTTATAAACTGGCATTTACCACCCAACCCGGATATGCGTCAGCGGACATGCCACCGCTGGTGCTGCCGCGCATGAATATCCACGAGACGGCCACTGATACGAAACCTTTATTTCTCTGTCGCACCCTGGGGATCCTTTAATGACCGGGGGCACAAAACTGCGCATCCTGGTGACTGACGGAGACAACCGGTCGGCACTGGCCGCGACAAGATCCCTCGGGCGAGCGGGCTACCATGTAGCCGTTGCCCACCATCATCACCCGGCCCTGGCATCCTCATCACGCTACTGTCGAGCGCGTATCCAGACGCCCGATCCTCAAAAGGACCCGGAGGCCTTCTGCACAGCCATCGTCGAGGCAGTACGCACGCATCGCTTGGATGCCGTGATGCCCATGTCGGACATCACGACACTGACACTCGCACGCGCCATGCAGGATGGCCTGTTGGACTGCCGGATGTGTGCACCACCTCTGGACAAACTTGAGGCGGCTGCAGACAAGCGGACCACGCTTGAACTGGCCATGCAGCTCGGTGTCCCGGTGCCGCGCAGCATCGTGCTTGAACAGCATCGTGACGCCGAGCGCGACCTGGATCTGCCCTACCCCCTGGTGATCAAACCCGCACGGTCCCGGGTCTGGTACAAGGGAAAATGGCTGTTCAACGCGGTCTCCTATGCACGCACGCCGGAAGAACTCCAGGCAACATTGCGCGAATTTGTACCCGCACAGTTTCCCGTATTGCTTCAGGAACGCATTGAAGGACCGGGAGTCGGAGTATTCGCCTGCTACGACAGGGGTCGACTGGTTGCGCTATTCAGCCACAGACGCCTCAGGGAAAAACCCCCTTCAGGCGGGGTCAGCGTATTGAGGGAGTCCGTGCCGGTAGACCCCGCTGCCGATGCTCACGCACAGGCATTGCTGGGCGCATTGGCATGGCATGGCCCGGCCATGGTGGAGTTCAAGATGGACCAGAGGGACAACTCCCTGAAACTGATGGAGATCAACGGCCGGCTCTGGGGATCACTGCAGCTTGCCATTGATGCTGGAGTGGACTTCCCCAGACTGATGGCAAGGATCATGGCCGAAGACAATGTCACCCCGGTTCTCTCATACCGAATCGGTGTGCGCACACGGTGGTTGTGGGGTGATGTAGATTCTATCCTGGCTTTGTTTCTCAAATCCCGGGAAGAACTTAACCTCCCGCCCGATCATCCAGGCCGCTGGCGTACACTGCTTGATTTTCTTGTCCCGTGGAGCAGGGGTCTGCGCTACGAAGTACTTTCTCTCGAAGACCCTCGCCCCTGGATATACGAGAGCCGACACTGGTTGTTTCCGAAACGATCAAAGTCACATTAGGATTTCCGTATGTGATAAGCAAGAGTGCAGAAGCAATAATCCGTTACTGTTGGGCCATGTTTGATCTTTGTCCCACCCTTGGTAATCGGGCAAAAACAAATGCCAATCACAAATCGCGATGACTACAAGGATTACCTCACGGCAGACCTGGCTGCGGCAGGCCTGACAAAGTGGCGATGGCACTACAGATTCAGACATGATGTCCTTTATTTCATTCGCCTGCTCAGAAAAGCCGAATACCTGACGAATTGCACTGCCGGCAACCTGTCCTCGCTTCACCTGAAAATCGTCAAGTGGCGCCTCAAAAAGCATGGTCGTTACCTTGGTCTGGAAATTCCCACAAACGTATTTGGCAAAGGACTGGCTGTTGTCCATCCATGCGGAATAGTCGTCAGCCGCAAAGCCAGTATTGGAATGAATTGCAGGATACACGCAGGCGTGAATATCGGTGAACACAGAGGAGACGCCCCCAGGCTCGGAAACAGCGTCTACATCGGACCTGGCGCCAAGATCGTGGGTGGTGTGAACATTGGAGACGCTGCGGTTATTGGCGCTAACGCAGTGGTTGTTAAAGACGTACCGCCAGGCATAACAGTGGGTGGCGTTCCAGCCAGATTTCTGGCAAATCGTGATTCGAGGTACCTCATTACACAAGCTGAACGATAAGGGCTAGAAAAGACACTATGTAGCATCTGGCATCGTCACCCAGCGATCCGGGAACGCCATGATGCAATAGCATACGCGGATTCAGACACCTCAAAGAATCTCTATAACGACAAATTGTATACAGGAAATAACGTGGACACCGAACTCAAGGATTACATAGAACGTGGAATCTACGAAGTCCATGGATGGCTTGAACCATACAGCGCGCTATTCATTGCGGATCTTATCGAAATCCTGCGGGAATCCGGCACAAAGGGCGCATATGGAGAAATTGGCGTACACCACGGCAAGCTGTTTATTCTATTAAAGCTCGCGACTCAGAATGCGCAGGGTTTTGCAATAGATGTATTCGACGATCAACATCTGAACCTTGACCACTCAGGGTTAGGAAATATCGATAAATTTAAAAGCAACATAATAAAGTGGTCAAAGTCGCTGAATCATGTCCATGTTATCAAGAGATCATCGCTCGATGTTCAACCCGAAGAGCTATTGAACCTGGTTGGCAAGTGCCAGTTCATATCTATTGACGGCGGACATACCGAGATATGCACACTGTCTGATCTTAAACTAGCCGAGAAGGTACTACTGCCAGATGGTGTTGTTGTTATCGATGACTGCTTCAATGAACAATGGCCTGACGTGGCAACCGGCATTGCGAGATATTGCACTGACGACGCTACCCTGCTCCGCCCTTTTGCCATCAGCCCTAACAAGCTATATCTGGCGAGAGAGGACGTTCATCAGAAAATTCTTTCCAATATCAAACCCAGTCACACGAAACACTTGTCACGTGAAAACAGGATGTTTGGTCATAACGTATGGATTTTTCATCCCAACACGGTTGTAGCGCCCCCTGGCACGGAAACAATGGATGAAGTATTACGCCTTGTCCGGGCATACCCCATGAGGTTCTTAAAACATGCAATACGACGCATCCCGCTATTTAAATGATTAAATAGATCAATGACCGGCATACCTTCTAGAGGCAGAAGCAATGTAATTCATATATTTCTCTTGGGACACACACTCATATTCCGTTGATGCCTGATTGAAAGAAAAGCTCTCGCCGGCCTCTCGACAAGATAATGCGTCATATATGAGTAAAATATTAACATTGACAAATATGTCAGCAGAGGGAAGATGGGATTATCGTTATATTGTGAAAATATACGCTCGACAACCATGATCATCATCGCTTGATTAAGATAAATCG containing:
- a CDS encoding GNAT family N-acetyltransferase, with protein sequence MTRIEVITNLEGLHALAPDWKSLGARFPTPLLQYEWFLSCAEALYPGGELRVVTLEEDGRLTALAPLAQVRRRHGRWLEIMGVSKLHEPAGLLYENPAALERLMQALTRLGHPLDLGRLPGSSPLLTGPGIHIDARGLWLRRPGADRCVLDLQEGWDGVWSAMRKSRRTDFRRLERRARDQGGFQLQVEKPVPAQVDDLLEQAMDIEAAGWKASRGNTLRQDPILADFFHRYCRRMAEHGALHLYYLRLGGHTVAMHVTVSFASVLWVLKIGYDERWRNLSPGLYLALETIRHAAQNGLSAYEFLGSAEDWQGAWPTRRESHGTRICLPLSAEGMRGLLDLASTRLGRHTSRPDRAAPA
- a CDS encoding serine O-acetyltransferase, which produces MNCRIHAGVNIGEHRGDAPRLGNSVYIGPGAKIVGGVNIGDAAVIGANAVVVKDVPPGITVGGVPARFLANRDSRYLITQAER
- a CDS encoding glycosyltransferase family 2 protein, whose translation is MKVSVVIPTHNRASMITGAIESVLAQSMSDLEIIVVDDGSSDGTFEALAPYRDRIVYLRQPNGGVSRARNTGMQAAQGEYIAWLDSDDRYQPYKLALQCGLLDQHPEIGMVYSEFSGFDDEGFFDEWHLRRYHESAYLRGGIEYEQLFTHSRLLEETDYGREALSGTRPEWLMRRAWFGELYEAYLFNTIVFTNSMVFRRELFQQVGAIAPHFRRFADLEFAMRLCRAAPAAFVDVPTYQLRYHPGQVSSTSGPSGTRMHLTKQRDLLRVFRFHTHPERRIPQLDQQRVDQQTARLCRAVALPMLSINEGSAHSDRYYPRRARRYLGACVRAGRPERLLRILSFMPHPARRVGFKLMALGGALRQSLGQRKGQRPGTGR
- a CDS encoding GNAT family N-acetyltransferase, whose product is MEFALHAEPEDLSLFAADWERLYLARSHEPSVSLEWTEALRNHHLRGAERFHLLSGQEHGRTRLLVPLVSERLSVGGLPLRSLRALSELSNTHSDLLCDSLDDVIGESLVDALRQRVPDWDILRFARVLEDSTLDRVLTRAVAHSALPARFRLEAPSFFLALPDNFDTYLRGRSAKFRNYLRRMEKHLSARGTLRFLKVDCAADFSDAYQTLLEVERTSWKHDHGTAISAVPHQTGFYRQMAAGALDAGRLHLTFLYLDDIPVAYNLGLLSHGNYHYLKTSFHEAYRRDGVATVARARLIRMLVEEGVRVFDFPGEPYEWETQWTQDLRWHRSVVICNNTAMGRMYHMLSSLRDRLRPRGQERSVTYCDPRALKAPRDARP
- a CDS encoding polysaccharide deacetylase family protein, which gives rise to MTPSLIKARIKRAAAALLYGTGLLWLLASRRLRNRAVVLMYHRVLPRDEASKSFSHPGIVVTPETFARHLDILKRHFRPLSLPEFLSYMDSGQGFPPKSCLITFDDGWADNHRYAMPLLRERALPAVVFAATDYIGTTRTFWQEQLGHLLYEATRHGVGSATLAAREIHLEPSRDEHTLRTDIARVVDRFRRETYDNIQALMADLSDDLREGGFEDALRPPDRFMDWRQLGDLSDNGISIASHTCSHRILTRLDSTAMGKELEQSRRLLESRLGGAVVTVAYPNGDFDPTVEATTRACGYKLAFTTQPGYASADMPPLVLPRMNIHETATDTKPLFLCRTLGIL
- a CDS encoding ATP-grasp domain-containing protein, with translation MTGGTKLRILVTDGDNRSALAATRSLGRAGYHVAVAHHHHPALASSSRYCRARIQTPDPQKDPEAFCTAIVEAVRTHRLDAVMPMSDITTLTLARAMQDGLLDCRMCAPPLDKLEAAADKRTTLELAMQLGVPVPRSIVLEQHRDAERDLDLPYPLVIKPARSRVWYKGKWLFNAVSYARTPEELQATLREFVPAQFPVLLQERIEGPGVGVFACYDRGRLVALFSHRRLREKPPSGGVSVLRESVPVDPAADAHAQALLGALAWHGPAMVEFKMDQRDNSLKLMEINGRLWGSLQLAIDAGVDFPRLMARIMAEDNVTPVLSYRIGVRTRWLWGDVDSILALFLKSREELNLPPDHPGRWRTLLDFLVPWSRGLRYEVLSLEDPRPWIYESRHWLFPKRSKSH
- a CDS encoding class I SAM-dependent methyltransferase, coding for MDTELKDYIERGIYEVHGWLEPYSALFIADLIEILRESGTKGAYGEIGVHHGKLFILLKLATQNAQGFAIDVFDDQHLNLDHSGLGNIDKFKSNIIKWSKSLNHVHVIKRSSLDVQPEELLNLVGKCQFISIDGGHTEICTLSDLKLAEKVLLPDGVVVIDDCFNEQWPDVATGIARYCTDDATLLRPFAISPNKLYLAREDVHQKILSNIKPSHTKHLSRENRMFGHNVWIFHPNTVVAPPGTETMDEVLRLVRAYPMRFLKHAIRRIPLFK